From the genome of Pseudomonadota bacterium, one region includes:
- a CDS encoding zinc ABC transporter substrate-binding protein, whose translation MKLRLIGVLAAAVVGFAHAGSAQAKRKIVVSYPYVASLVREIARERSEVAVLAKGDEDPHFVVPRPSFIGKLRQADLLIINGASLEIGFIPPLIRQASNPRILPSAPGFLDLSASVALIDKPRSLSRSEGDVHPEGNPHFILDWHNVPALARAIAEALGRIDRAGAAGYQQNLEAFLSRWRPRSAAWDRRAAPLRGQKLLQYHRLFNYFAGRTGMIIVGELEPKPGIPPTSRHLAELIEANGSGTVHLIAADAYHEQSSPAGLAKKLSARWAVLPHDLGAVPGVQDLFGLYDTLLARALP comes from the coding sequence ATGAAGCTCAGGTTGATCGGCGTGCTGGCCGCTGCGGTGGTCGGCTTCGCCCACGCAGGCTCCGCCCAGGCCAAGCGCAAGATCGTCGTCAGCTATCCCTACGTGGCGTCGTTGGTGCGGGAGATCGCGCGCGAGCGAAGCGAGGTCGCCGTGCTCGCCAAGGGCGACGAGGATCCGCATTTCGTGGTGCCGCGGCCCTCCTTCATCGGCAAGCTGCGCCAGGCCGACCTGCTGATCATCAACGGCGCGTCGCTCGAGATCGGCTTCATCCCGCCGCTGATCCGCCAGGCCAGCAACCCCCGGATTCTGCCTAGCGCTCCCGGCTTCCTCGATCTATCCGCGTCTGTCGCGCTGATCGACAAGCCCCGCTCCCTGAGCCGATCCGAGGGCGACGTCCATCCAGAGGGCAATCCGCACTTCATCCTCGACTGGCATAACGTGCCGGCGCTGGCGCGGGCGATCGCCGAGGCGCTCGGCCGCATCGACCGCGCGGGGGCGGCGGGCTATCAGCAGAACCTCGAGGCCTTTCTGTCGCGCTGGAGGCCGCGGTCGGCGGCCTGGGACCGGCGCGCCGCGCCGTTGCGCGGCCAGAAGCTGCTCCAGTACCACCGACTCTTCAATTACTTCGCCGGACGCACGGGCATGATAATCGTCGGCGAACTGGAGCCGAAGCCCGGCATTCCACCGACCAGCAGGCACCTCGCGGAGCTGATCGAGGCGAATGGCTCCGGCACGGTCCACCTGATCGCCGCCGACGCCTATCACGAGCAGTCCTCGCCCGCCGGCCTGGCGAAGAAGCTGTCGGCGCGCTGGGCCGTCTTGCCGCATGACCTGGGCGCCGTTCCCGGCGTGCAGGACCTCTTCGGCCTCTATGACACGCTGCTCGCGAGGGCGCTGCCATGA
- a CDS encoding 4'-phosphopantetheinyl transferase superfamily protein: MLPPGVAWLLQTAAAVAEGDAWLAPAERLVQGGLLLPRRRGQWRLGRWTAKRALADRLGVAPQELARLEVRAASDGAPEAQLDGTALPLVLSLSHCADHGLAALAAEGIALGADLEKVEARSGAFVREFFTPAEQRWLAELSADQQAESATLIWSAKESALKALRTGLRRDTRSVEVRRAPALRVAPSGAADAPWTALTVRDLEGRRSFSGVWRRVGERVLTLVADPWEGVLP, from the coding sequence ATGCTGCCGCCCGGCGTGGCCTGGTTGCTGCAAACCGCGGCCGCTGTTGCCGAGGGCGATGCGTGGCTGGCGCCGGCAGAGCGTCTGGTCCAGGGCGGCCTGCTGCTGCCACGGCGCCGCGGGCAGTGGCGACTGGGGCGCTGGACGGCCAAGCGCGCGCTGGCTGACCGGCTCGGGGTCGCGCCTCAGGAGCTTGCGCGACTCGAGGTGCGGGCCGCGAGCGACGGGGCGCCCGAGGCCCAACTCGACGGCACTGCCCTGCCGCTCGTGCTTTCGCTCAGCCACTGCGCCGACCACGGTCTCGCCGCGCTCGCGGCTGAGGGCATCGCGCTCGGCGCCGACCTCGAGAAGGTCGAGGCGCGCAGCGGCGCCTTTGTTCGTGAGTTTTTCACGCCTGCCGAGCAGCGCTGGCTCGCCGAGCTGTCGGCCGACCAGCAGGCCGAGTCGGCGACGCTGATCTGGAGCGCCAAGGAAAGCGCGCTGAAGGCGCTGCGCACGGGTCTGCGCCGCGACACGCGCAGCGTCGAGGTGAGGCGCGCGCCTGCACTGCGGGTCGCCCCTTCGGGCGCGGCCGATGCGCCCTGGACCGCGCTGACCGTCCGCGATCTCGAGGGTCGCCGCAGCTTCAGCGGCGTCTGGCGCCGGGTCGGCGAGCGGGTCCTGACGCTGGTCGCCGACCCGTGGGAGGGCGTGCTTCCCTGA
- a CDS encoding diguanylate cyclase yields the protein MTPPIGKRPCFALLLWAVLAGFFPGAAAHAKTASAPLTMLWDAPRGPAASDDALRWLTKLRDAVSRPRAGCDRLALPDLSLSKPARALQLKVDRQQRAGRSPIVYLQDPIAEIFMVVATDVRGCPSIFVSGRALPFAQRAIISPFPNARLPDLPEGAVITAIVQDFKTIRPWIMLADETRFVRENALLWVGAGVYSGLLLMMIVVALGFGAYAGSRVASAYALYCLALQVWLVQNFGIGAACFSSWPGPQSFPLLQAISVAGVVLGVGLAVLEFLRLRGRARAAVGGFVVLSALGFLASAWHAAGYRVGAAILSGLALATIVQLARAVVSGDASIRLFTLGLGATMIGGGVQAFSVIGTGLQVNRLAAFAFPLGSLVQAAFWLAALIIRRQRELNVLRAEQAQARLADTVRQVGADLNSTLELPEVLDRLLGHVARFVRFDQAVVFALEGEGIRVVASRGFAAQQLPSGPVPLDELRALSKIARSGEQVLCTPTSPSPGEGHYLGLQRVSSWLALPLRARDEVIGILALDRRTGEPFSERDLDLVNTFTGTAGVAAQNARLFGETRSLATTDGLTGLLNRTHFFHLAEQELRRCRRLGGPVSVLMVDVDHFKRINDRYGHQAGDLVLARVGECLKTKIREMDLVGRYGGEEFAALLPQTPPPLAREVGERIRRTIEALSIMVDGQTIPVTLSVGVAGRAQPDDLPALLRQADAALYQAKSAGRNRVVVATEEAPPST from the coding sequence ATGACGCCTCCGATCGGCAAGCGGCCTTGCTTCGCTCTGCTGCTATGGGCTGTGCTCGCCGGGTTCTTCCCCGGGGCTGCAGCGCACGCGAAGACCGCCTCGGCGCCCTTGACCATGCTCTGGGATGCCCCGCGCGGTCCCGCGGCTTCGGACGATGCGCTCCGTTGGCTAACCAAGCTCCGCGACGCCGTCTCGCGGCCGCGCGCGGGTTGCGATCGCCTCGCGCTCCCAGACCTGTCGTTGAGCAAGCCAGCCCGCGCCTTGCAGCTCAAGGTCGATCGCCAGCAACGCGCGGGGCGATCGCCGATCGTCTACCTGCAGGATCCAATCGCCGAGATCTTTATGGTCGTCGCCACCGACGTGCGCGGTTGCCCCTCGATCTTCGTCTCCGGTCGCGCCCTGCCCTTCGCGCAGCGGGCGATCATCAGCCCCTTCCCCAATGCGCGGCTGCCCGACCTACCCGAGGGCGCGGTGATCACGGCGATCGTGCAGGACTTCAAGACGATTCGTCCGTGGATCATGCTCGCCGACGAGACCCGCTTTGTCCGCGAGAACGCCCTGCTATGGGTCGGTGCAGGCGTCTACAGCGGTCTCCTGCTGATGATGATCGTCGTCGCCCTCGGCTTCGGCGCCTACGCGGGGAGCCGCGTCGCCTCGGCCTACGCCCTCTACTGCCTGGCGCTGCAGGTCTGGCTGGTGCAGAACTTCGGCATCGGCGCGGCGTGCTTCTCCTCCTGGCCGGGCCCGCAGTCCTTTCCGCTCTTGCAGGCGATCTCGGTCGCCGGCGTCGTGCTCGGCGTAGGTCTTGCCGTGCTCGAGTTTCTGCGGCTTCGCGGGCGCGCACGCGCCGCGGTCGGCGGCTTCGTCGTGCTCAGCGCGCTCGGCTTCCTCGCTTCGGCCTGGCATGCGGCGGGGTATCGCGTCGGGGCGGCCATTCTTTCCGGTCTGGCCCTGGCCACGATCGTCCAACTGGCGCGGGCGGTGGTTAGCGGCGATGCCTCGATCCGCCTCTTCACGCTCGGACTGGGCGCGACCATGATCGGTGGGGGCGTGCAGGCCTTTTCAGTCATCGGCACCGGCCTCCAGGTCAACCGTCTGGCGGCGTTCGCCTTTCCCCTCGGCAGCCTCGTTCAAGCCGCCTTCTGGCTCGCCGCGCTGATCATCCGCCGCCAGCGCGAGTTGAACGTGCTACGGGCCGAACAGGCGCAGGCACGCCTCGCGGATACGGTGCGGCAGGTTGGCGCGGACCTCAACTCGACCCTCGAGCTTCCGGAGGTGTTGGATCGGCTGCTCGGTCATGTGGCTCGCTTCGTGAGGTTCGATCAGGCGGTCGTGTTCGCGCTTGAAGGTGAAGGGATTCGTGTCGTCGCGTCGCGGGGCTTCGCTGCGCAGCAGCTCCCCTCGGGCCCCGTGCCCTTGGACGAGCTTCGCGCCTTGTCCAAGATCGCGCGAAGTGGCGAGCAGGTCCTTTGCACGCCGACATCCCCCTCCCCGGGCGAGGGGCACTACCTGGGCCTGCAACGGGTGTCGTCATGGCTCGCCCTACCGCTGCGGGCCCGCGACGAGGTCATCGGCATCCTCGCGCTGGACCGCAGGACGGGCGAGCCCTTTTCCGAGCGCGACCTGGATCTCGTGAACACCTTCACCGGGACGGCGGGCGTGGCCGCCCAGAACGCGCGGCTCTTTGGCGAGACGCGTTCGTTGGCGACGACGGATGGCCTGACGGGTCTGCTCAACCGCACGCATTTCTTCCACCTTGCCGAGCAGGAGCTACGACGCTGCCGCCGGCTCGGCGGTCCGGTCTCCGTGCTGATGGTGGACGTCGACCATTTCAAGCGGATCAACGACCGCTACGGCCACCAGGCCGGAGACCTGGTACTGGCCCGCGTGGGCGAATGCCTGAAGACGAAGATCCGCGAGATGGATCTCGTCGGGCGCTACGGCGGCGAGGAATTCGCAGCGCTCCTGCCCCAAACGCCCCCGCCCCTGGCGCGAGAGGTGGGGGAGCGCATCCGCCGAACCATCGAGGCCCTGAGCATCATGGTCGATGGGCAGACGATCCCCGTAACGCTCTCGGTCGGCGTCGCCGGCCGGGCCCAACCCGACGACCTGCCCGCTTTGTTGCGACAGGCGGACGCGGCCCTCTATCAAGCCAAGAGCGCCGGCCGCAACCGGGTCGTCGTGGCAACCGAGGAAGCGCCGCCTTCGACCTGA